In one Musa acuminata AAA Group cultivar baxijiao chromosome BXJ2-5, Cavendish_Baxijiao_AAA, whole genome shotgun sequence genomic region, the following are encoded:
- the LOC103984432 gene encoding protein NRT1/ PTR FAMILY 5.2 — protein MAEIRETGEGDYAKDGSVDLKGSPVLRSKRGGWTACSFVVVYEVFERMAYYGISSNLVLYLTNKLHQGTVDAANNVTNWVGTVFLTPVLGAYVADALLGRYWTFLFSSAIYLSGMCLLTLAVSISPLKPESCKVNCEPTSTLQLAAFFGGLYIIALGNGGTKPNISTIGADQFDEFDPKEKMHKLSFFNWWMFSIFVGTLFAHTFLVYIQDNVGWSLGYGIPTLGLLISVLIFLAGTPYYRHKLPQGSPFTRMARVIVAATRKWKLPIPNDPKELHELDLEVYSKKGKFRIDSTDCLRFLNKAAVKCSPTTPWTLCPVTQVEETKRILRLLPILAAMFIPCTLIAQINTLFVKQGTTLDLHIGPHFQIPPASLGAFVTVSMLVTVGLYDCYLVKVMRVWTKNPRGITLLQRMGVGLALQIVSMSVASLTEVRRLSIARNHGVDKTGGHIPVTIFILLPQFVLMGIADAFLVVGKIEFFYDQAPESMKSLGTAFSLTAYGIGNFFSSFLLKLVADITSKNGKGWILNNLNASRLDYYYALLTVLGVFNFIFFSYVAHIYSYNRELCESMDARREEQGVKCDQKETNGQVQCL, from the exons ATGGCGGAGATAAGAGAGACTGGGGAGGGAGACTACGCCAAGGATGGCTCCGTGGACCTCAAGGGGAGCCCTGTGCTTAGATCCAAGAGAGGCGGATGGACTGCTTGCTCCTTCGTTGTTG TGTACGAGGTGTTTGAGAGGATGGCGTACTATGGAATCTCATCCAACTTGGTGCTGTATTTGACCAACAAGCTCCATCAGGGCACCGTTGATGCAGCAAACAACGTCACCAACTGGGTGGGCACTGTGTTCTTGACACCAGTCTTAGGGGCGTACGTCGCCGACGCTCTTCTCGGCCGATACTGgaccttcctcttctcttctgccATCTATCTCTCG GGGATGTGTTTGCTGACGTTAGCAGTCTCCATCTCTCCGCTGAAACCAGAATCCTGCAAGGTAAACTGCGAGCCAACTTCAACACTGCAGTTGGCTGCCTTCTTTGGGGGACTGTACATAATAGCACTGGGAAACGGTGGAACAAAGCCCAACATCTCGACCATCGGAGCAGACCAGTTCGATGAGTTCGATCCCAAGGAGAAGATGCACAAGCTCTCCTTCTTCAACTGGTGGATGTTCAGCATCTTCGTGGGGACCCTCTTCGCCCACACGTTCTTGGTCTACATACAGGACAACGTGGGATGGAGTTTAGGTTATGGAATCCCAACCCTTGGTCTGCTGATCTCGGTGTTGATCTTTTTGGCTGGCACACCATATTACAGGCACAAACTGCCCCAAGGAAGTCCATTTACCAGGATGGCAAGGGTTATAGTGGCTGCGACAAGGAAGTGGAAGCTTCCCATACCTAATGACCCAAAGGAGCTTCATGAGCTTGATCTGGAGGTGTATTCTAAGAAAGGAAAGTTCAGGATCGACTCCACCGATTGCTTAAG GTTCCTTAACAAAGCTGCAGTAAAATGCAGCCCAACCACGCCATGGACACTGTGCCCGGTCACACAGGTGGAAGAGACGAAGCGAATTCTACGACTGCTGCCGATTCTGGCCGCCATGTTCATTCCCTGCACCCTGATCGCTCAGATCAACACCCTCTTCGTCAAACAAGGCACTACTTTGGATCTTCACATTGGGCCGCACTTCCAAATCCCCCCAGCTAGCCTGGGAGCATTCGTCACTGTTTCCATGCTCGTAACGGTCGGCCTTTACGACTGCTACTTAGTAAAGGTCATGAGAGTTTGGACAAAGAACCCAAGGGGGATCACCTTGCTCCAGAGAATGGGAGTGGGACTGGCACTTCAGATCGTCTCCATGTCGGTCGCGTCGCTTACCGAAGTAAGAAGGCTAAGCATCGCAAGAAACCATGGAGTAGACAAGACGGGAGGCCATATTCCTGTCACCATCTTCATATTGCTTCCTCAGTTCGTGCTGATGGGAATAGCAGATGCCTTTTTGGTCGTTGGGAAGATAGAGTTCTTCTATGACCAAGCTCCGGAGAGCATGAAAAGCTTGGGGACTGCCTTCTCCTTGACAGCTTATGGGATTGGTAATTTCTTCAGCAGCTTTCTCCTAAAACTGGTGGCTGACATAACGAGCAAGAATGGCAAGGGATGGATACTGAACAACCTGAATGCCTCACGTCTAGACTACTACTATGCACTCCTCACTGTTCTTGGTGTCTTCAACTTCATCTTCTTCTCATATGTGGCCCACATTTACTCCTACAACCGGGAGTTATGCGAATCTATGGATGCGAGAAGGGAAGAACAAGGGGTGAAGTGTGATCAGAAAGAGACAAATGGCCAAGTTCAATGCTTATGA
- the LOC103984431 gene encoding eukaryotic translation initiation factor — MAEVGETMAASSGGEGGVEAPHRLERKWTFWFDNQSKPKQGAAWGSALRKVYTFDTVEEFWCLYDQIFRPSKLPANTDFHCFKSGIEPKWEDPECANGGKWTVTCNRKATLDTLWLETLMALIGEQFEESEEICGIVVSVRQRQDKLALWTKAASNEAVQMSIGRKWKEIIDFNEKIVYSFHDDSRRDKSNRGGRYSV, encoded by the exons ATGGCGGAGGTGGGCGAGACGATGGCGGCGAGCTCTGGTGGCGAGGGCGGAGTAGAGGCGCCACACCGCCTGGAGAGGAAGTGGACGTTCTGGTTCGACAACCAGTCGAAGCCGAAGCAGGGCGCCGCCTGGGGCAGCGCCCTTCGCAAGGTCTACACCTTCGACACCGTCGAGGAGTTCTGGTG CTTGTATGATCAGATCTTTCGTCCGAGCAAATTGCCTGCTAACACCGACTTCCACTGTTTCAAGTCCGGGATAGAACCCAAATGGGAAGATCCTGAATGTGCCAATGGAGGCAAGTGGACTGTTACGTGTAACAGAAAGGCCACTCTTGACACCTTGTGGCTAGAGACG TTGATGGCTTTGATTGGGGAGCAGTTTGAAGAGAGTGAGGAAATTTGTGGTATTGTTGTTAGTGTACGCCAAAGGCAGGACAAGCTTGCGTTGTGGACAAAGGCAGCAAGCAACGAAGCTGTTCAG ATGAGCATTGGGCGGAAGTGGAAGGAAATCATCGACTTCAATGAGAAGATCGTATACAGCTTTCAT GATGACTCGAGGAGAGACAAGTCGAATAGAGGTGGTCGATACAGTGTTTGA